Proteins encoded together in one Rossellomorea sp. y25 window:
- the ybeY gene encoding rRNA maturation RNase YbeY has protein sequence MTLLIDFIDETEKLSEEETSLVQNILNFAAKKEEVEDDSEVSVTFVTNERIQEINCEYRHKDQPTDVISFALEELGEDEVEIVGGQIPRVLGDIIISIDRAKEQAEEYNHSFSRELGFLALHGFLHLLGYDHMEAMDEKKMFQRQKDILDEYGLKRD, from the coding sequence ATGACATTATTGATCGACTTTATTGATGAAACTGAAAAATTATCCGAAGAGGAAACAAGTTTGGTGCAAAACATCTTAAACTTTGCAGCAAAAAAAGAAGAGGTCGAAGATGACAGCGAAGTATCGGTTACGTTTGTGACGAACGAAAGAATCCAGGAAATCAATTGTGAATACCGCCACAAGGACCAGCCCACAGATGTGATTTCCTTTGCTCTTGAAGAATTGGGAGAGGACGAAGTTGAAATTGTAGGTGGTCAAATTCCCCGTGTACTCGGTGATATTATCATTTCCATCGATCGAGCCAAAGAGCAGGCGGAAGAATATAATCATTCATTTTCCCGTGAACTGGGTTTTCTTGCTCTTCACGGTTTCCTGCATTTATTGGGCTATGATCATATGGAAGCAATGGATGAAAAGAAAATGTTTCAGAGACAAAAGGATATTTTAGATGAATATGGACTCAAAAGGGACTAA
- a CDS encoding diacylglycerol kinase family protein → MNMDSKGTKFGLFRFLKSFEYAVDGIKSVWATEQNFRIHSCVGIIVFILAYMLSVSAMEWIILIILVFSVLALETMNTAIEKAVDLSTSDYHPLAKAAKDLASAAVLLFAFCTAIVGVIIFLPKLLELISAL, encoded by the coding sequence ATGAATATGGACTCAAAAGGGACTAAGTTTGGCCTATTCAGGTTCTTGAAGTCTTTTGAGTATGCCGTAGATGGGATTAAATCTGTATGGGCCACGGAGCAGAATTTCAGGATTCACTCATGTGTAGGGATAATTGTTTTTATCTTAGCGTATATGCTTTCTGTATCTGCCATGGAATGGATCATCCTGATCATATTGGTGTTTTCGGTGTTGGCACTTGAAACAATGAATACAGCGATTGAAAAGGCTGTGGACCTTTCAACTTCAGACTACCATCCCTTGGCGAAAGCGGCAAAGGACCTTGCATCGGCTGCCGTATTACTCTTTGCGTTCTGTACTGCGATTGTTGGTGTCATTATATTTCTTCCAAAGCTACTTGAGCTTATTTCTGCTCTTTGA